In one window of Camelina sativa cultivar DH55 chromosome 15, Cs, whole genome shotgun sequence DNA:
- the LOC104748316 gene encoding adenylate isopentenyltransferase 8, chloroplastic-like, giving the protein MQGLTSTFLSRSLVPTTSPRLRLQPRSAVPMTVVCMDKSRKEKVVVIMGATGSGKSRLSIDLATRFSGEIINSDKIQFYKGLEITTNQMSISERCGVPHHLLGLLPPDGGELTPSEYRSLASQSISEITARGKLPIIAGGSNSYIHALLVNRFDPLTHPFSSDTSISSDLRYECCFLWVDVAVPVLFEHLSKRVDQMMESGMFEELASFYNPIYAGSKNRTGIHKSIGIPEFDRYFILYPPERNHKVSEWDQARKAVYEEAVQEIRENTWLLAKKQIERINMLKSNGWEIQRLDATPSIGSWSREIWDKTVLAESVKIMNRFLVKEKAGVIG; this is encoded by the exons atgCAAGGACTTACGTCCACATTCCTCTCTCGCTCCCTCGTCCCGACCACTTCTCCGCGTCTACGACTGCAACCAAGATCAGCAGTTCCTATGACTGTCGTTTGCATGGACAAATCACGCAAGGAGAAAGTGGTTGTGATCATGGGAGCCACCGGATCAGGCAAGTCACGCCTCTCAATCGATCTTGCAACCCGTTTCTCTGGCGAGATCATCAATTCCGACAAGATCCAATTCTACAAAGGATTGGAGATCACCACAAATCAAATGAGCATCTCTGAGAGATGTGGAGTCCCTCACCATTTGCTCGGTCTGCTCCCTCCGGATGGTGGCGAACTAACTCCCTCTGAATACCGCTCTTTGGCGTCGCAGTCCATCTCTGAGATAACCGCTCGTGGTAAGCTCCCTATTATAGCTGGCGGATCAAACTCCTACATTCATGCCCTCCTTGTCAACCGTTTCGACCCCCTAACGCATCCATTCTCTTCTGATACCTCCATCTCTTCTGACTTGAG GTACGAGTGTTGCTTCCTCTGGGTGGATGTCGCAGTCCCTGTCCTGTTTGAGCACCTCTCAAAACGTGTCGACCAGATGATGGAGTCAGGGATGTTCGAGGAGCTCGCCAGTTTCTACAACCCGATATATGCGGGTTCCAAGAACCGAACCGGGATTCACAAGAGCATAGGAATACCCGAGTTCGACAGGTACTTCATCTTATATCCACCGGAGAGAAACCACAAGGTGTCCGAATGGGACCAAGCGAGAAAGGCGGTATACGAGGAAGCTGTTCAAGAAATCAGGGAGAACACTTGGCTGCTTGCAAAGAAGCAGATTGAGAGGATCAATATGCTTAAAAGCAACGGATGGGAGATTCAAAGGTTGGACGCGACGCCGTCGATTGGAAGCTGGTCAAGAGAGATTTGGGACAAGACTGTTTTGGCTGAAAGCGTTAAGATCATGAACCGTTTCTTGGTGAAAGAGAAAGCTGGAGTTATTGGTTAG
- the LOC104748315 gene encoding cyclin-dependent kinase inhibitor 6-like: MSERKRELEEEASSTSVSPQKKTKLDDDSDSSSDSRELVVVIAAASSSSHSVASSEALASYDSSATSTGEDNDQNQSSSSSIIISSDCCFNSESKEIAKNRSTFGTDLEFQAHQISETETKTSTLITSCNFRFLCFPQILKVLDSFFFFF; this comes from the exons atgagcgAGAGAAAGcgagagcttgaagaagaagcttcaagcACAAGCGTATCACctcagaagaaaacaaagctaGATGACGATTCTGATTCATCATCGGACTCTCGTGAGCTCGTCGTCGTCATCGCCgctgcttcgtcttcttctcatTCCGTTGCTTCTTCCGAAGCTCTAGCTTCATATGATTCCTCTGCTACATCCACCGGAGAAGATAATGATCAGAATCAGAGCTCATCATCGAGTATCATCATCAGCTCCGATTGTTGTTTCAACAGTGAATCGAAAGAAATCGCGAAGAACCGTTCCACGTTTGGTACAGATCTGGAG tTTCAAGCTCATCAAATCTCAGAAACGGAAACCAAAACCTCAACGTTGATTACTAGTTGTAATTTCAGGTTTCTTTGTTTCccccaaattttaaaagttctagactctttttttttttttttt